In the Drosophila teissieri strain GT53w chromosome 3R, Prin_Dtei_1.1, whole genome shotgun sequence genome, TTTCGGAAACTTATACACACAGTGCTAGCAACAATCTTGCAATGGTTGATTGGCTAATTGTGGAGTTTTAGTGTTTCAGATAGTCCCGACTAAGAACTGATTGGATTTAATGGTTGGAAAGGTGTGGGCCATAAAGTGTTAAGCGTTTATTGCTAGCTATGAAATGACGAatatggaaattgaaaatggtaACTCTTGCGCAATGCAAGCCATAAAAAATTGTGCGTTTTTGAATTATGTTGCTGGCCGagagataaataaaaatgaggCCAATTTGCTGGATTAGAATCTGGTGACCACCAAGATTTTGCAATTCAATTGCATGTGGTCGTGTAATTCGTTTTTTATGCACACgcgctttatttaatttgtttttcttttacatACAGTGGATATGATTTATTATATGAGTTTGTATTTATTGTCAAAGGGGTAAGACTCTACCCAACCGTGGTAAGAAATAGTCAAAATATAGTCAGTGCTGCACAGTTTATCTACGAAAATGGTTAAATTTCCTGCCAGTACTTCAAAAGAAAAGTTCTGAATTGTGTTAGAGAGAAAAGGTAAATGTTTTGTATTAATTCaaagtacaaaataaataaaaatgattataaagaaacatattcaattattcaatgttaaatacttaaatttaTAGCTTGGcacatattttgtataactTGTATACTTGAAGCAATAATTTTTCAACCAAAAAGCTAAAGTGCTAGTACTGAGTTCATCTAACCTAAGTGGCGGGCATTGTGGTATATTGGTTCAGGGAGATTCCAGATAAGACTTGTCGCAATTCAATTGGAGCTTCGGCGCTTATGACGGGTCCATAAAAACGTGGCCTAAACAAACAGACCGAGCTGAAATCGGAAGGAGGGGTAAACTATTATTCATGCCCAACAGTCGCGGCCGAGGGGCTCAAATAAGTCCAGAGATtgaaaattaacataattgcGGTATAATAACAGGGTCGATTCCCTTGGGGGCTGGGAGTGCGTTACCCGCCGTGGTTAATGGGCGTGGCTCAGTCATTCGCTTGCGGCATGTCCACACCTGAGCAACGATTTTGGTTGGCAGCCTTGCTGTTCCTCTTGAGTCAGCATTCCATAGTCCACGGATTCGGAATAAATCTGATGAAGGTTTCGGCCGAGGATAAAGGACTGGAGGCTTGCATCCTGGCATTGCTGCGGAAGTATTTCGATTCTGGGGATGGACTCTCCGGCTCAGTACTCTGCTTCAATCGCAACTATCAGTTGCCCAATGTCGAAGAGCAGTTCCTAAGAGGCTTGAACAATTACGAGAAGTATCCTTGGAGCCTTGTGATAACCAACTCCAGGGAGGGTCCTTCCACATCGACATCCACATTTCATATGAACGAGAAGCCACAGTGCTACTTCCTCATTGTGGAGAGCCTGGATGATGAGGACCTAGACGAGGTATTCGAGCACTGGAAAGGCATGGTCAACTGGAATCCACTTGCCCAATTCGTCGTCTATTTGGGCAGTTTGGAGGAAACGGACGAGGAGATGACCGATCTAATGGTGGAACTTCTACTTACATTTATAAACAAGAAGATCTTCAACGTCAATGTTATAGGACAAAGCGAGGAAAACCAATTTTACTACGGCAAAACTGTATTTCCCTACCATCCGGACAATAATTGTGGGAATCGCGTGATATCTGTGGAATTACTGGATGCCTGCGATTATCCGAGTGAAGAAACGGAGAGCGAGGACGAAAATGATGAAGAGGAGGGAGATGGCGACCAGGAGGAGCAAGATGGAGAGCAGGAGGAGGGAGGTGAAGGCCAGGAGAGTGATGAGGAAAATGCATTCCACACCGGGGAAAGTGGTGAAAATGTTGAGGAAAATTCAGAGACCACTACTAGTCAAGAAGTTAATGCGAATAATATAAGCACAGCAGGAACTGAAACTGTTGAAAATATGTCTGCAAGCCAAGAGGAAAATGATGAAAATCCGGATGGAACTAGGTTTTTTGATTCTATAAAAACGATAGAAAACTTGATAAGGAAGTATGTTACGCCTACCAATGATTATTCTGATAATTCACTTGAAAATACAAGTGTATCTCCTGAATCAAACTACGACAACCGAAGTGATTCCAATAACGAGGAAAACGCTGATGAGCCGCCCGAAAATCAAACAGAAGATGATGAACTAGAGAATGATTTGAGTTCCAATTCCTCCGACCCGGTAGCCACTATTGAGGAATTTTTTCGGGCAAAGTTCGAGGATAAATTCCCCCGCGATCTCAGTGGATGTCCACTCACCGCATCGTTTCGTCCATGGGAACCATATATTTTTCGCAACAGCGAGGAGCAACCCGTGGAGGACTACTACTACGGCTTACAAGGCGATGGAGATGACTACAACGACACATCCCCCAGTTATGGCGAAGCGGACGACGAGAGCTACGCTGATCCAGAGGAGGACGGTGATGGAGCCATTCCGGACTCTGAAACTCAGTCTGGAAAGCTCAAGTTGAGTGGAATCGAGTACGAAATGGTGCAGACCATCGCCGAACGCCTGCACGTCAGCATCGAAATGCAGGGTGAAAACAGCAACTTGTACCACCTGTTTCAGCAACTGATCGATGGGTAAGAAAactgatatttaaaaaaaacataatttatgtCATGTCATGTGGTATTACCCCCAACCACAGTGAAATAGAGATGCTAATCGGTGGCATAGATGAGGACCCGAGCATCAGTCAGTTCGTTTCCAGCTCCATTCCTTATCACCAGGACGAACTCACATGGTGTGTGGCCAGGGCAAAGCGCAGACACGGGTTCTTCAATTTCGTGGCCACTTTCAATGCGGACGCAGGATTCCTGATCGGCATCTTTGTGGTCACATGCTCTCTGGTGGTTTGGCTGGCTCAACGCGTCTCCGACTTCAAACTGCGGAGTCTCAATGGATATTTCCCCATCTGCTTGAGGGTGCTGGGAATCTTGCTGAACCAGGCCATTCCAGCACAGGATTTTCCATTTACTTTAAGGCAATTGTTTGCGCTTTCGTTTCTAATGGGCTTCTTCTTTAGCAATACATATCAGAGCTTTCTCATCAGCACACTGACAACTCCACGTAGTTCCTATCAGATCCACACTCTGCAGGAGATCTATAGCAATAGAATGACCGTGATGGGCACCTCCGAGCATGTCAGACACCTGAACAAGGATGGCGAGGTGAGTTGCTAATgcgtgttttcattttatgtcAAGGAACCATAACAAAAAGGATTGGAATCCATTTTCAGATCTTCAAGTACATCCGCGAAAAGTTTCAGATGTGCTACAATTTAGTGGAATGCCTCAATGATGCAGCGCAGAACGAAAACATCGCCGTAGCTGTTTCCAGGCAGCACTCCTTCTACAACCCGCGAATCCAACGAGATCGTCTCTACTGCTTCGACCGACGGGAATCCATGTATGTCTATTTGGTCACCATGCTACTGCCGAAGAAGTACCATCTGCTGCACCAGATAAACCCGGTGGTGCAGCACATCATCGAATCGGGTCACATGCAAAAGTGGGCTCGCGATCTGGACATGCGGCGCATGATCCACGAGGAGATAACTAGGGTGCGGGAGGATCCCTTCAAGGCTCTCACCTTTGATCAGTTTCGCGGAGCCATCGCCTTTTCCGGGGGGCTTTTGCTGGTTGCCAGCTGCGTATTTGCCTTCGAGTTGTGCtactttaaatttgtttatcggtctaaaaaaaaggaaaagaaatcaaaaaattcACGAAAAAAAGTCCATAATATTAAGATTGTACAATGAAAAGTTATTAATAACTAACTTAATCGCGGACCACGTACTCCGAACAacgcaattttcatttttataaaaaaggCATAACTAATAATAATGTAAAAGGGATAGGGATTGCTGTAGTAAATATACAATAATTCTTTAATCATTTCAGTTATAATGAAATCTTAAAAACCCATGTAGCATCTGCAGCTGTTGAATCGCACATCGGATTCTTTACAATGCTTCTATGTATTGATCACACATTCGCCCTGTTGAACCAGACATGTGCATTGAATTAAAggaattaaatgcaaattaaatattaaaaatatcgAAATAATGCTTGAAGAGATTCATAAATATACGCTtatgtattaatattttcttggcacaatattcaatttaaaaatacagtTTTGCAATACACCGTGTAATGCAGTCTGCTTTGCCGCTACACAGAGGGAAAAAGGCGTATAATTTTGATGTAGATAATACAGGGCAATTTTTCTAGATTtcataaatatcaaaatgCATCTTAGTTTATCGCACATAAATGTTCTCTAATCTATATGAAAAGGATGTTAGTTTTCAAAAGAACTTGAAACTTTCGGACTTATGCCAGATAAAGATGGCTACTTGACCTACGTGCTGTAAAAATG is a window encoding:
- the LOC122622508 gene encoding uncharacterized protein LOC122622508, producing the protein MGVAQSFACGMSTPEQRFWLAALLFLLSQHSIVHGFGINLMKVSAEDKGLEACILALLRKYFDSGDGLSGSVLCFNRNYQLPNVEEQFLRGLNNYEKYPWSLVITNSREGPSTSTSTFHMNEKPQCYFLIVESLDDEDLDEVFEHWKGMVNWNPLAQFVVYLGSLEETDEEMTDLMVELLLTFINKKIFNVNVIGQSEENQFYYGKTVFPYHPDNNCGNRVISVELLDACDYPSEETESEDENDEEEGDGDQEEQDGEQEEGGEGQESDEENAFHTGESGENVEENSETTTSQEVNANNISTAGTETVENMSASQEENDENPDGTSVSPESNYDNRSDSNNEENADEPPENQTEDDELENDLSSNSSDPVATIEEFFRAKFEDKFPRDLSGCPLTASFRPWEPYIFRNSEEQPVEDYYYGLQGDGDDYNDTSPSYGEADDESYADPEEDGDGAIPDSETQSGKLKLSGIEYEMVQTIAERLHVSIEMQGENSNLYHLFQQLIDGEIEMLIGGIDEDPSISQFVSSSIPYHQDELTWCVARAKRRHGFFNFVATFNADAGFLIGIFVVTCSLVVWLAQRVSDFKLRSLNGYFPICLRVLGILLNQAIPAQDFPFTLRQLFALSFLMGFFFSNTYQSFLISTLTTPRSSYQIHTLQEIYSNRMTVMGTSEHVRHLNKDGEIFKYIREKFQMCYNLVECLNDAAQNENIAVAVSRQHSFYNPRIQRDRLYCFDRRESMYVYLVTMLLPKKYHLLHQINPVVQHIIESGHMQKWARDLDMRRMIHEEITRVREDPFKALTFDQFRGAIAFSGGLLLVASCVFAFELCYFKFVYRSKKKEKKSKNSRKKVHNIKIVQ